Below is a window of Callithrix jacchus isolate 240 chromosome 15, calJac240_pri, whole genome shotgun sequence DNA.
aGCAGAGGCCACGGTGATGCCacaagctgggcctggagggtccaatgaaaggcagaggctgggcccgGTATGGGCCTGGCGCAGGCAGaagctgggcctggggaggccgGGCACGGAAAGGAAGCTTTGGGCCTGGACAGGACaccgggaggcaggagctggcccggGAGAGTCTGATAGGCAAGCTGGGCTGAGGAAGACCCCTGCGAGGGAGCGCCTGGGCCTAGACTCAAGGCAAGAGTGAGACGAGAGCTGGGTCCGGAGAGGTTTGCCACAGGCATGAGCTGGGccccaatgagccactgtgagggaagcgctgggctccaatgagccactgtaaGGAAAGcactgggctccaatgagccactgtgagggaagcgctgggctccaatgagccactgtaaAAACAGcactgggctccaatgagccactgtaaGAAAAGCACTGGGCTCCAACGAGCCACTGTGAGGGAAgtgctgggctccaatgagccactgtgaggaaaatgctgggctccaatgagccactgtgaggaaagtgctgggctccaatgagccactgtgaggaaagtgctgggctccaatgagccactgtgaggaaagtgctgggctccaatgagccactgtgagggaaGCGCTGGGCCTGTGGACGCAGCcagaatgcaggcaggcaggatcTTCATCTGGGGAAGCCatcagcaggcagcagctggtgctggggaggctgcagagagtcCAGAGCTGGGCCAAAAGGGGCCAATGTCAGGTGGTAGCAGGGCCTGTCAAGGCCACCGCGAGGCAGAACGGAGGCCCAGAAAGCCCCACTTGAGAAAGCTTCAGGCCTACAGAAGGTCGCTGGAAGCTGATCAGGAGCCGAGCAAAAACCAGCTGCCAGGAGGCACGACGTGGTCCAGTAGATGAGGCCAGGTGGAGAATCTGGGCCTGGGGAGGCCGCCACAAGGGAGGCATAGGCTGGACCtcccagaggctgaggggaggtAGAAGCTGGGCCCCAGGGGGCCGTTGGGAGGCAGCAGCTGGCCCTGGAGGCACCCATGTGAGGATGTTTTCCACCCATGGAAAGGAGATgccatgagggcaggaactgggcctggagaggctgacTTCAGGATTCgatgcttgggcctcccaaggccagcaggaggaggcagcaggagccGGGCCTGCAGAAGCTGACTCTGGAACGTCTAGGGCCTGGAGATGCCCTCGGAGGGCAGGAGCCAAGCCTGGAGAGGCCACTTGTGAGGCATGAGCCAGGTGGGCCTGGAGAGCCTGAGTCAAGTCTGAGCTTTTGGGCCTACAAACGCCATCGGGAGCTGGGCAAGAGCTGAGtccacagaggttgctgtgaggcaaATTCGGAAGTTGGGCCCATAGATGCTGCCGAGAGGAGGTGCTGGGCCCCGAGAGGCCTACCTGAAGACGTTCTAAGCCCAGAGAGGATGCCACCAGGCAAACGCTGGGCCCGGGAGTGCCACCGAGCCTGTGGATACAGGTTGCCgcagaggcaggagctgagccTGAGCAGAGGCCACTGTGATGCCacaagctgggcctggagggtccacTGAAAAATGGAGACTGGGCCCAGAATGTCCTGGTGCAGGCAGAAGCTTTGGGCCTCCTGAATAGGCCTGGCTCGGATAAGAAGCTTTGGGCCTGAACAGGCCACCGTGAGGCAGAAGCTGGCCCAGGAGAGACCGTGATAGGCAAGCTGGGCTGAAGAAGGGCACTGTGAGGGAGGACCTGGGCCTAGACTCGAGGCAAGTGTGAGGTGAGAGTTGGGTCCGGAGAGGTTTGCCACAGGCACAAGCTGGGCCCCAAcgggccagtgtgagggaggcaCGGGGCCTGTGGATGCAGGTAGGCAAGACCTTGGCCTGCGgaagcagccagcaggcagcagctggggctggggaggctgcggggACTCCAGAGCTCGGCCCTGAGGCCcagtcctgctttgtcctcccgctggcctcgggaggcccaagcattgggtcatgaagtccgcgtctgcaggtccagctcctgccctcccggcGGCACCCCCCAACGTGGGTACAATACATCATCACGTGGTCCCCTCCGAGGCTAGGTCCTGCATCCCAGTGGCCCCACGGGGCCCAGGTCCTGTTCCCATCAGGCAGTCACTCCAGGAGGCCCAGCCTGTGCCTCCCTACTGGCAGCCTCACCAGGCCTGAACCTTCTCCTGGCCACATCAACCGGCCCAAGTTTTGAGCCAGGCAGCCTCTTTTGGCTCGGCCTTTCATCTGTCAACCCGAAACTTCCTCAGGTGGGGCCTTCTAGGTGTCTCTTCTGTtgaggccactgggaggcagaagggacgCCCGAAAGGTGCCACCTGAGGAAGCTTTGGGCCGACAGATGAAAGGCCTCCAGGAGATGGCCAGGAGCCGAGCCAAAAGACGCTGCTgcggaccaggcgcagtggctcacgcctgcaatcccagcactttgggaggccgagacgggtggatcacgaggtcaggagatcgagaccatcctggtcaacgtggtgaaaccctgtctcaactaaaagtacaaaaaattaactgggcatggtagtgtgtgcctgtaatcccagctgctcaggaggctgaggcaggagaattgcctgaacccaggaggcagacattgtggtaaaccgagattgtgccattgcactccagcctgggcaataagagcaaaactccacctcaaaaaaaaaaaaaaattagctgggcatggtggtgcgtgcctgtaatcccagctattcaggaggctgaggaaggagaattgcctgaacccaaaaggcggaggttgtggtgagccgagatcacgccattttactccagcctgggtaacaagagcgacaataggtctcaaaaaaaaaaaaatacaaaaaattagctgggcatggtggtgcatgcctgtaatcccagctactgaggaggctgaggcaggagaattgcctgaacccaggaggcagacattgcagtgaaccgagatcgtgccattgcactccagcctgggcaacaagagcaaaactccatctcaaaaaaataaaaaaaaaaaaattagctgggcacggtggcacgtgcctgtaatcccagctactcaggaggctgaggaaggagaattgcctgaacccaaaaggcggaggttctggtgagccgagatcacaccattctactccagcctgggtaacgagagcaaaaataggtctcaaaaaaaaaaaaaaaattagctgggcatggtggtgcatgcctgtaatcccagctactcaggaggctgaggcaggagaactgcctaaacccaagaggcaaaagttgaggtgagccgagatcaggtcactgcactcgcgcctgggtaacaagagaaaaactccatctcaaaaaaaaaaaaaaaaaaaaaaagaggctgccaGGGGCAAAACTTGGGCCCGTAGACAAGGCCAAGAGGAGGatccaggcctggagaggccgcCAGTACAGAGGCAGAGGATGGGGCTCCAGGAGAGGctgatgggaggcaggagctaaGCCCAGGGGGCCTTTGGGAAGCATGAGCTGGCCCTAGAAGGGCCCATGTGACAATGTTTTGCACCCATGGGGAGGAGATGCCAGGAGaactggagctgggcctggagaggccgaaTTGAGAACCCAATGCTTGAGCCTGCAGAATCCAACAGGAGGAGTCTGGACCCGGGCCTGGAGAAGCCGACTCTGGGACATCTGGGGCCTATGGGAACCCTGGCTGGGCAGAAGCTGAGCCTGGAGGCCAGCGTGAGGCATGACCTGGGTAGTCTTGGAGAGCCTGAGTCGAGGGCCTGAGCTTTCAGGCCTACAAAGGCCtccgggagctggggaggagccgCGTCCACAGAGGTTGCTGCGAGGCGAGAATGGAAGATTGGCCCTTAGAAGCCGCCGGAAGGAGGGCCGGGGCCCCAAGAGGCTGACCTGAAGACACTCTGGACAAGGAGACGATGCCAGGAGGCCAATGCTGGGCATGGAAGGGCGGCCTGGGGGCACCAGTTTGGCCCAAGGGAGCTACCGGGAGGCTACAAGCTGGGCCTGTGAagacaggctgccacagaggcaggagctgggctgagCGGAGGCCACAATGAAGCCACAAGCTGGGTCTGGAGGGTccactgagaggtggaggctgggcctggaggggCCTAGCACAGGCAAAAGCCAGGCCTGGATAGGCGGGGCCCAGAGAGGAAGCTTCAGGCCTGGACAAGccactgggaggcaggagctggcggAGAGTTTATGAGAGGTGAGCTGGGCCAAGAGAGGCCGGTGCGAGGGAGGGCCTGTGTCCAGACTCAAGGCCAGCACCAAGTGAGAGCTGGCTCGAGACGTCCGGCAAAGGCATGACTTGAGCCTCaactggccagtgtgagggaggcgctgggcctgtggatgcagccgggatgcaggcaggcaggcaggcaggcaggatcttggcctgcggaagcagccagcaggcagcagctggggctggggaggctggggggaCTCCAAAGCTCGGCCCTGAGGCCcagtcctgctttgtcctcccactGGCCTTGGGAGGCCCAATCATTGGGTCATGAAGCCTGCGTCTGCAGGTCCAGCTCCTGCCCTTCCGGCGGCACCCCCCAACGTGGGCACAATACATCATCACATGGTCCCCTCCGGGGCTAGCTCCGGCATCCCAGTGGCCCCTGGAACCCAGGTCCTGATTCCCATCAGGCGGCCTCTCCAGgagccccagcctctgcctccctactggCAGCCACACCAGGCCTAGCACCTCCTCCTGGCCACATCTACCGGCCCAAGTTTTGCCCCTGGCAGCCTCTTTTGGCTCGACTCCTGGCCAGCTCCCAGAGGCCTTTCGTCTGTTGGCCCAAAGCTTCCTCAGGTAGGGCCTTCCGGTcgtcccttctgcctcccagtggcctcaACAGAAGGGACACTGAGGAAGCTTTGGGCCGACAGACAAAAGGCCTCCGGGCGCTGGCCAGGAGCCGAGCCAAAAGACGCTGCTggggaccaggcacagtagctcacgcctgtaatcccaacacgttgggaggccgaggcgggtggatcatgaggtcaggaaattgagaccatcctggtcaacatggtgaaaccccatctctactataaatacaaaaaattagctgggcatggtggtgcgtgcctgtcatcccagctactcagcaggctgaggcaggagaattgcctgaaccgagaagggagaggttgcagtgagccgagatcgtgccactgcactccagcctgggcagcaagagcaaaactccatctcaaaaagaaaagaaacaattagttggccacggtggtgcgtgcctgtaatcccagttactcagcaggctgaggcaggagaattgcctgaacccaggaggcggaggttgcggtgagccgagatcccgccattgcactccagcctggacaatagcaaaactctgtctcaaaaaaaaaaaaaaaaaaaaaaaatagctggttacggtggcgggtgcctgtaatcccagcgactcaggaggctgacgcaggagaattgcctgaacccaggaggcagaggttgccgtgagcctagattgcaccattctactccagcctgggtaacaagagcgaaactctgtctcaaaaagaaaaagaaattagctgggtatggtggcgtgtgcctgtaactccagctactcaggaggctgaggcaggagaattgcctaaacccaaaaggcggaggttgaggtgaacggagatcacgtcattgtacccacacctgggaaacaagagcaaaactccatctctttaaaaaaaaaaaaaaaaaaagaggctgccgGGAGCAAAACTTGGGCCCGGAGAcgtggccaggaggaggatccAGGCCTTGAGAGGCCGCCAGTACCGAGGCAGATGCTAGGCCTTCAGGAGAGGCTGACGGGAGGCAGGAGCTAAGCCCAGGGCGCCTTTGGGAAGCATGAGCTGGCCCTAGAAGAATCCACATGATGACGTTTGCACCCATGGGGAGGAGACACCAGCAGAActggagctgggcctgcagaggcCAAATTAAGAACCCAATGCTTAGGCCTGCAGAAGCCATTAGGAGGAGTCCAAAACCGGGCCTGAAGAAGCCGACTCTGGGACATCTGGGGCCTATAGGAACCCTGGGTGGGCAAaacctgagcctggagaggccagcaTGAGGCATGAGCTGGGTAGTCCTGGAAAGCCTGAGTCGAGGGCCTGAGCTTTTGGTCCTACAAAGGCCTCCAGGAGCTAGGGAGGAGCCGAGCAACAGAGGTTGCTGCGAGGCGAGAACAAAAGGTTGGCCCTAAGAAGCTGCCAGAAGGAGGGGCTGGGACCAAAGAGGCTGACGTTCTGGACAAGGAGAGGATGCCAGAAGGCCACCGCTAGGCACAGGGCCGCCTGGGGGCACCGGTTTGGCCCGAGGGGGCCAcctggaggccaggagctgggcctgtggagacaggctgccacagaggcaggagctgggctgagCGCAGACCACGATGAGGCCATAAGCTGGGTCTGGAGGGTCCACTGTTAGGTGGAGGCTGGGCCCAGAGGGGCCTAGCGTaggcaggagccaggcctggagaggctggGCCCGGAGAGGAAGCTTCGGGCCTGGACAGGccgctgggaggcaggagctggccggAGAGTTTATGAGAGGCGAGCTGGGCCGAGAAAGGTCGGTGCGAGGGAGGACCTGGGCTCAGACTCAAGGCGAGCACCAGGTGAGATCTGGGTCCAGAGACATGTGCTAGAGGCCAAGCTGGGCCTCaactggccagtgtgagggaggcgTTGGGTTTGTGGACGAAGTCGGGAGGTAGGCAGGATCTAGGCCTGGGGAAGCGGCCGGCACACAGTGGATGGTGCTGGGGGTGCTGTAGGGAGGCCAGAAGTGGGCATGGAGAGGCCGATGTCAGGATGTAGCTGGGCCTGTCTAGGCCACCGGGATGCAGAAGGGACACCCCGAAATCCCCGAGGAAGCTTCGGGCCGACAGACGAGAGGCCGTCGGGAGCTGGCCAGGCGCCGAGCCAAAAGAGGCCGCCAGGGGGCAAAACATTGGCAGATAGACGCAGCCAGGATGACGATCCGGGTGTGTGGGGGCCGgcagtagggaggcagaggctgggcctccCGAAGAGGCTGACAGAAGGCAGGAGCTGTGTCCCAGGTGGCCGTTGGGAGGCAGGAGCTTGCCCTGGAGGAGCCCATGTTGGGGGGCTGCCGGGAAGGCAGAAGCTGGGCCTGCAGAGATAAACTTCAGGAACCAATGCTTGGGCCTCCCGAGGCCAGCATGATGAGGCAGCAGGAGCCGGGCCAGCAGAAGCCGACTCGGGAACGTCTGAGGCCTGGAGATGCCCTGGGAGGGCAGGAGCCGAGCCTGGAGAGGCCAGTGTGAGACATGAGCTGGGAGGGCCTGGAGAGCCTGAGCTTTCGGGCCTATAAAGGACACCAGAAGCTGGGGAGGAACCGAGTccccagaggttgctgtgaggcaaATTCAAAAGTTGAGCCCGTAGACACAGCTGAGAGGAGGAGCTGGGCCCCAAAAGCTGGGCCTACCTGAAGACGTTCTGGGCCCAGAGAGGATGCCAGCAGGCCAATGCTGGGCATGGGAGGGCCCACTTCAGGAAGTTCTGCGCGTGGAGACGCTGCCAAAAAGTAAAAGCTTGATCAGAATGGCCATTGTGATGCATGAGCTTCACCTAGACAGGCCATTAGGAGGCagtagctgggcctgcagatGCTGCCGAAAGGCAGAAGCTTGGCCTGGGGGCACTGTGGTGAGGCACACGCTTGGCCTGGGGTGTCTGCTGTGAGGCAGAGTTTAAGCCTATTGGGGCCGACTGGAAGCAGGAGTTGGACCTGGAATGGCAGATTTGAGAAATCTCTCAGTCCGGAGAGGCCACAGAGATACAGGAACTGGGCCTCAAGAGGCTGCCGAAAGGCATGAGCTGTACCTAAAGAGTCCAGTGTGAGACAGAAGCTGCGCCTGAAGAGGGTGACTAGAAGACATTTTGGCCTGGACAGCCTGTCAGGGGACAGATGCTGGGTCTGGAGAGGCCACTGTGACCTGGTCCTAATGAGGTTAGAGTGAGGCAACACCTGGGCTTCTCAAGGCTACCAGGAGGCAAGCAGAAACCTGTTCAAGGAATACCTGTGAGGCAAAAGCTAGGCCTGCAGAGGCCACTGGGAGGAAAGAGCTGGGCCTGTCCAGGTCATCGGAAGGCTCAAAGTGGGCCTGAAGAGCTTGActtgaggcagttggatcacgagggcagaagatcgagaccatcctggtcaacatggtgaaactccatctctactaaaaatacaaaaaagaactgATGTCAGAGAAGTAAGAACATGACAGTGTGTGTTGAAGTACTTGTAAAACattgtttctttgcctttgtaAAATATGTGTCTACTAAAAGTTCTTGCTTTCAAAAGAATATGTGGGAATAAATCATTAGAatgtattcttctgttttttacttttatcttcctGCCACAGGCttactttagaaaattttatttccttagaaAATTGAACAAGTGCTCgttgtggtggatcatgcctctaggatgggaggcagggatggaaaagtcactagaggccaggagtttgacaccagcctgaccaacaaagtgagatccaatgtgtatgaaaacatttaaaaattaaccaggtgtcatCATGTATAGCTActaaggaggcagaggcaggaggatccttagCTCAGGAGTGCAagcctgcagtgacctgtgattgcaccactgtactccagcctaggtgacagagtgagaccccatatcctaaaacaaaaaagaaaacaaaatagatcacATAGCAAGTTGTATGTGGCTTACTCTGTATATTTCTAAACTGGAAGTTCTCAGAGTAATGCTGCTAAATCTTTTGGGGTCTAGCATCCcattacattttttaactttatgtaagatttctaagactttttctttacataaataattacattaaagttaaaaataaaacaaacttttaaaaatattatttattacgtattaataataaaaacattacatgTTATTATAActaatacaaaacaaacattctaaaatattttattcattacctattaataataaaactcGTTGGGcgacatggctcatgcctataaccccagcactttgggaggccgaggtgggtggatcacctgaggtcaagagtttgagactagccctccaacatgctgaaaccctgtctctactaaaaaatacaaaattagccaggtgtggtggcaggcacctgtaatcccagctacttgagagacagaggcaggagaactgcttacacccgggaggcagagtttgcagtgagtgaagatcatgccattgcactctagcctaggtaacaagagcaaaactccatcttaaacaataataaaattattaagtagTAATATAAgtaatccttttgtttctttgagacagagtctcgctctttcccGAAGGCTGGAATGAAACATGTAATCTCggttcagtgcaatctctgccccacctcccggttcaaaggattctcctgtctcagcctctgaagtagcttggattacaggcacctgccaccatgcctggctaatctttgtttttttgtcttttctttttttttttgacagagttttgctcttgttacccaggctggagtgcaatggcgccttctcggctcaccgcaacctcgcctcctgggttcaggcagttctgcctcagcctcctgagcaactgggattacaggcacgtgccaccatacccagctaattttttgtatttttagtagagacagggtttcaccttgttgaccaggatggtcacgatcttttgaccctgtgatccatccgcctcggcctcccaaagtaatctttgttttttagtagacatacggttttgccatgttggcaaagctggtcttgaactcctgacttcacgtgatccacccacctccttctcccaaagtgttgggaatgcaGGCCTAAGTCACTGCACCCGGACcgattaacatattttttaaaacactgattagTCAGGCAACAACACTGGGCAGGGGTCTCCTCATTCCCAGTGATAAAAACCCCACTGCATGGCTCCAGGGTTGCAAGGGCTGCAGAGCCAAAAGGCTCTGATTTGAGATTTCATCACTTTATTTGTATTGTGAGACAAGGTCccgctttgccacccaggctggagtgccgttgTGCACttatagatcactgcagcctcagtgtcctgggctcaagccatcttcctgcctctgctccccagtgctggtactacagttgagtgccaccatacctggctaatttctcagcctcctgagtagctgagactacaagtacacatcaccatgcctagctacatttattttattaaattttgaaaaatatttttgtagcgaggaggtcttgctatgttgcccaggctggtcttgaacttctgtcctGAAAAGAtactcccatctctgcttcccaaacatctgggactacaggcatgagccactgcattgagCCTGAAGAGATTTCTTTAATCTAGCATCCCATATTTGGTAACACTGGGAAAGGcagtagagtttttaaaaattacttaataattCAATAACAATCAAACTCAACCTCGACCCCTGCCTTCTCTCACACCCCACATCCAGTCTGTCAGGAAATCCTGTTCACTGTCTTCACCATGTACTGAAGATCCCCACCCAGCAACTCCCTGGACTCTCCCCCTACTCTCCTCTGACCATCTCTCACCAACACCATGACCCTGGTCAGGACCACTATCATCTTCCACCTGGATGTTACCACAGTTTGACCCCCATGCTTCCATCCAAATCTTCCCACAGTCTTTCTCAACTCAGCAGCCAGAGAATGCTTTCATATCAGGAGACAGATCATGTCACCtctctgctcagaaccctcccACAGTTCCCATCTCATAGTAAAAGCCAAAGCCCCAGCAATAACCTCCCAGGGCTTACACCATCTATACTGATCCCCACACAGCAACTCCATGGCCTCCTCCGCTAATCCTCTCCCCGTCTCCTGCTCCACTGGCCTCCTTCCAGAGACTCAGATGctttattctgttgtttctgcCCACAATGCTCCTCCTTCAGGACCTCGGCCAGCTCCTTCCCCTCCAAGTCTGCTCAATTTTCAGTTCGGAGGCCACCCCTGACCTTTCTATTTAACATTGCAATCTGTCCCCattcccgttttttttttttttttttaaaaacaagatctcactctatcaccaaggctggagcggagtggtgcaatcacagctcgctgcaacctcgaattcctaggctcaactgatcctcccacctcaagactccctagtagctggaacgacaggtgcatgccatcgtgcctggctaatttgttttattttgaaatggagtttcactcttcttgcccaagctggagtgcaatggtgcaatcccagctcactgcaacctccgcctcccaggttcaagtgattcctcagcctcagcctcccaagtagctgggatcacaggtgtgtgccactatgcctggctaatttttgtatttttagtagagatgggggtttgtcatgttggccaggctggtctcaaactcctgacctcaggtgatccttggcctcccaaagtgttaggattacaggagtgagccaccacacccggtccttttaatgttttgtagagacagggtctcactatgttgcccaggctgaccttggactcctggcctcaagtgatcctcctgccgggattcctaaagtgctgggattaccaacaTCAGCCACGATGCTTGGCGTCATGtttatttcctcttgctgctgccaCAAACTACCCTACAATAGTCCCTTAAAATACCACAAATCTACCAACTTACACTTCTGGGAATCAGAAGCCCAAATTAGGTCTATTAAGGCTAAagttaaggtgtcagcagggctgcattccctCTGGAGGCTCTAAAGTGTTCCCttggcttttccagcttctagaagccaccCCCATTCCTTGGATCGTGGCCCTTAACTCCATCTTCAAAGCAAGAAGTGAAACATCTGCAAATCTGCCTCTCTAACTCTGCTTCCACCAACACATCTCCTGCTCCAATTCTCACTCttctaacctctttcttttataaggatctttgtgactgctgggcatggtggatcccaCCCattaccccaacactttgggaagtcaaggcaggaggaacatttaaggcctggagtttgaaactagcctggaaaacagagtgagatcccacctctatGAAAGCATAAAAATCATTATCAGCccgacatggtggtgtgcgcctgcagtcccagctacttgagaggctgatgtgaAATAATggctttagtccaggagtttcagatcagcctgggcaacatgactaaatctaatctttacaaaaatgagctgggcatgggtgacatgcatgtgtagtcccagctactctgaagtctgaggtgggaagatcacttgagctcaggaggtcaaagctatcatgagctatgatcatattactgtgctcctgcctggatgacacagggagattctgtctcaaataaaaagaaaataaataatttcttctctgtCCCTGGTTCCTGTCCCTTTATTATTGAATGCTAATAAAGACCTCAGTGGTAGAGGTGATAGGAGCatctttagttttaatatttgctCTTGGTCCCAGCTTTCTAACACAAGAGACTCTAAGAACTTTGGGATCTCCAGCATGCTAAGAATGCATTTGGGGATGTGGTTGAGATGACTGGGTGGGTGCACACTCCTGGATTTCTTCAGGAGGAAGGCTGATTGCCAGAGAAAGCAACCACATGATTAGAGGCTTAGAACTTTTAGCCTCACCTGCTGAACTCCAGGAGGTGAGAGTGGCTGAAGATTGACTTAATTATCAATGGCCAAAGATTTTATCCATCATGCTTGCATAATCGAGCCTCTGTAAACACCCTGAACAACAGGGTTTGCAGAGCTTCTGGTTGAATACAGGTGGTGCTGGGAGGGCGGCATGTTGaacagagggcatggaagctctgtgcaCCTCCCACTTACCTTCCCCTGGGCAtccatctttcatttctttctccttttccttcctttcgttctcctctttcttttttttaaagacagggtctggctcttttgaccaggctagagtccagtggcacaatttcagctcaccacaacctaagTTTCCCCAGTCCCCAGCTCAATGCatcctcacctcagcttccctagtagctggaacaacaggtgcacaccaccacacctagttatttatttatattcatttattttttgagaaaaaatcttgctcagcagcccaggctggagtgcggtagcgtgatctcagctcactgcgaccactgctactgggttcaagtgattctcctgcctcagcctcctcagtagctgggattgcaggtacatatcaacatgcccagctaatttttgtattttatagagagagggtttcaccacgtttccca
It encodes the following:
- the LOC103790484 gene encoding uncharacterized protein LOC103790484; translation: MASPDEDPACLHSGCVHRPSASLTVAHWSPALSSQWLIGAQHFPHSGSLEPSTFLTVAHWSPAFSSQWLIGAQHFPHSGSLEPSAFLTVAHWSPVLFLQWLIGAQRFPHSGSLEPSAFLTVAHWSPALPSQWLIGAQLMPVANLSGPSSRLTLALSLGPGAPSQGSSSAQLAYQTLPGQLLPPGVLSRPKASFPCPASPGPASACARPIPGPASAFHWTLQAQLVASPWPLLRPSSCLWQPVSTGPTPSLPVAPWGQAVASRRPSRAQHLPAGILSGPRTSSERPDFTDAIILRKGASVEHVGTITKYNPQQVGLTHTTEHEEVIQIVKK